Proteins encoded in a region of the Streptomyces sp. NBC_00258 genome:
- a CDS encoding kelch motif-containing protein, giving the protein MAYRPSKKAQKRLLGIGGVALLAGLNAPAAIGFASEQYYEYKIAQPGYKAKYGSWKHLDIPREFRTNAIHAALLHTGKVLIVAGSGNEQKKFDKGSFDTVLWDPRTDTFKKIPTPDDFFCAGHAQLPSGRMLVAGGTARYELLDGEVDRAGGGMRVKNENPDKPVVLKKGTRFRSPTGVEYVSRFDVTVPKAKRTQEIKYNRAGVMQPWKTKVTASEARVFVEATEVGQRAVTGKQAQYEIVGLKGKEAANTYGLSEKITMDKQDFQGIKAAYEFDPTAEKYVPVAPMAKARWYPTLVGLEDGRVLAVSGLDDVGVIDPGDNEIYDPKTKKWTPGPKHYFPTYPALFLTKGGKLFYPASNAGYGPATMGREPGLWDLKTNKFEKVPGLSDTDQTETSASLLLPPAQDQKVMILGGGGVGESKKATSRTAVIDLKKDNPVFEDGPDLPQGTRYLNSVIMPDDSVFTSNGSSDYRGRSASNILKAQFYDPRSNSFRSAASPRVGRNYHSEALLLPDGRVATFGSDPLFDDQQNTKLGHFEQRMEIYTPPTLHKNAKTRPVLGDGPQEVDGEGRATFATRYPDRIVNARLMRPSAVTHTTDVEQRSIELGLTKTKDSVTVDVPKDRTLVPPGWYMLFVTDTDGTPSEAKWVQVR; this is encoded by the coding sequence ATGGCCTACCGCCCTTCGAAGAAGGCCCAGAAGAGGCTGCTCGGCATAGGCGGCGTCGCACTGCTCGCCGGACTCAACGCCCCGGCCGCGATCGGTTTCGCCTCGGAGCAGTACTACGAGTACAAGATCGCCCAGCCCGGCTACAAGGCGAAGTACGGCTCCTGGAAGCACCTGGACATTCCCAGGGAGTTCCGCACCAACGCCATCCACGCGGCGCTCCTGCACACCGGCAAGGTGCTGATCGTCGCGGGCTCCGGAAACGAGCAGAAGAAGTTCGACAAGGGCTCCTTCGACACCGTCCTGTGGGACCCGAGGACCGACACCTTCAAGAAGATCCCCACCCCGGACGACTTCTTCTGCGCCGGCCACGCCCAACTCCCCAGCGGCAGAATGCTGGTGGCCGGCGGCACGGCCCGCTACGAGCTGCTCGACGGCGAGGTCGACCGGGCCGGCGGCGGTATGCGCGTGAAGAACGAGAACCCGGACAAGCCGGTCGTCCTCAAGAAGGGCACCCGCTTCCGCTCGCCGACCGGGGTGGAGTACGTCAGCAGGTTCGACGTCACCGTCCCCAAGGCCAAGCGCACGCAGGAGATCAAGTACAACAGGGCCGGTGTGATGCAGCCCTGGAAGACGAAGGTCACGGCGAGCGAGGCCCGGGTCTTCGTCGAGGCCACCGAGGTGGGGCAGCGGGCGGTCACGGGCAAGCAGGCCCAGTACGAGATCGTCGGCCTGAAGGGGAAGGAGGCGGCCAACACGTACGGCCTCTCCGAGAAGATCACCATGGACAAGCAGGACTTCCAGGGGATCAAGGCCGCGTACGAGTTCGACCCGACGGCGGAGAAGTACGTACCCGTCGCGCCGATGGCCAAGGCCCGCTGGTATCCGACGCTGGTCGGTCTGGAGGACGGGCGGGTGCTCGCGGTCTCCGGGCTCGACGACGTCGGGGTGATCGACCCGGGCGACAACGAGATCTACGACCCGAAGACCAAGAAGTGGACCCCGGGCCCCAAGCACTACTTCCCGACCTACCCCGCCCTCTTCCTCACCAAGGGCGGCAAGCTCTTCTACCCGGCCTCGAACGCCGGTTACGGGCCCGCCACCATGGGGCGCGAACCCGGGCTGTGGGATCTGAAGACCAACAAGTTCGAGAAGGTGCCGGGGCTGAGCGACACCGACCAGACGGAGACGTCGGCGTCCCTGCTGCTGCCCCCGGCCCAGGACCAGAAGGTGATGATCCTCGGCGGCGGAGGCGTCGGCGAGTCCAAGAAGGCGACCTCGCGCACGGCGGTCATCGACCTCAAGAAGGACAACCCCGTCTTCGAGGACGGCCCCGACCTTCCGCAGGGCACCCGCTACCTGAACAGCGTGATCATGCCGGACGACTCGGTGTTCACCTCGAACGGCTCCTCGGACTACCGCGGGCGCAGCGCCAGCAACATCCTCAAGGCGCAGTTCTACGACCCCCGGTCCAACTCCTTCCGTTCGGCGGCCTCGCCCAGGGTCGGCCGCAACTACCACTCCGAGGCGCTGCTGCTGCCCGACGGCCGGGTCGCCACGTTCGGCTCCGACCCGCTCTTCGACGACCAGCAGAACACCAAGCTCGGCCACTTCGAGCAGCGCATGGAGATCTACACCCCGCCCACCCTGCACAAGAACGCCAAGACCCGTCCCGTACTCGGCGACGGTCCGCAGGAGGTCGACGGCGAGGGCCGTGCGACCTTCGCCACCCGGTATCCGGACCGGATCGTGAACGCCCGTCTGATGCGGCCCAGCGCGGTCACCCACACCACGGACGTCGAGCAGCGGTCCATCGAGCTGGGGCTCACCAAGACGAAGGACTCGGTCACCGTGGACGTACCGAAGGACCGGACGCTGGTGCCGCCCGGCTGGTACATGCTGTTCGTGACGGACACGGACGGCACACCGTCCGAGGCGAAGTGGGTCCAGGTCAGGTGA
- a CDS encoding glycosyltransferase family 2 protein has translation MRPEGYDYDTHSQLAGPLTEPSGTAYRVQYTKLLSREPHRIRAVLLMTLAPLLTGLLLVYLVWPTHWVAREGGTRWLVGLDITMLISIGLIELFMVVNVVSIAHATMVARDPVPVTPERGTRVAFLTTYVPGKEPLSMVRATLEGAVRVTHPGLLDVWLLDEGDDEQAKALCVELGVRHFTRHGVPEWNRAKGVHKARTKHGNYNAWIAMHGGEYDYFASVDTDHVPLPEYLERMMGYFRDPDVAFVVGPQVYGNYTTPVTKAAESQQFLFHALIQRAGNRYRAPMFVGTNNVVRMAAVRQVGGLYDSITEDMATGFELHRRKNPRTGHHWQSVYTPDVLAVGEGPASWTDFFTQQMRWSRGTYETLFKQYWKAPFTMPPGRLFSYTMMLVYYPMTAVNWLLGILSCVLFLWFGASGTQVAASMWLMLYSDAAALQIGLYLWNRRHNVSPHEPEGSGGLAGMAMSALSAPIYLKSLGAAVVRRPSRFVVTPKGGGASPDRVLTFRIHLFWAAVLTASLVASFVLGHTHAAMRTWSVLALAISLAPVGVWLGTRFQERRARQRVAPAVARVTEGEQAPAPAFSAGGTLPSGSIPSGTVSSGTTGGN, from the coding sequence GTGCGGCCGGAGGGCTACGACTACGACACCCACAGCCAACTGGCCGGACCGCTCACGGAGCCGTCCGGCACCGCGTACCGGGTGCAGTACACCAAGCTCCTGTCGCGCGAGCCCCACCGAATACGAGCCGTCCTGCTCATGACGCTCGCCCCGCTGCTCACGGGGCTGCTCCTCGTCTACCTGGTCTGGCCGACCCACTGGGTCGCCAGAGAAGGCGGCACCCGCTGGCTCGTCGGTCTCGACATCACGATGCTCATATCCATCGGCCTGATCGAGCTGTTCATGGTCGTCAACGTGGTGTCCATCGCCCACGCGACCATGGTCGCCAGGGACCCGGTCCCCGTGACCCCCGAGCGCGGAACCAGGGTCGCCTTCCTCACCACGTACGTCCCGGGCAAAGAGCCCCTCTCCATGGTCCGCGCCACCCTCGAAGGCGCCGTCCGCGTCACCCACCCCGGCCTCCTCGACGTCTGGCTCCTCGACGAGGGCGACGACGAACAGGCCAAGGCCCTCTGCGTCGAGCTGGGCGTACGCCACTTCACCCGCCACGGCGTCCCCGAGTGGAACAGGGCCAAGGGCGTCCACAAGGCCCGTACGAAGCACGGCAACTACAACGCGTGGATCGCGATGCACGGCGGCGAGTACGACTACTTCGCCTCCGTCGACACCGACCACGTCCCGCTCCCCGAGTACCTGGAGCGGATGATGGGCTACTTCCGCGACCCGGACGTCGCGTTCGTCGTCGGCCCGCAGGTGTACGGCAACTACACCACTCCGGTCACCAAGGCGGCCGAGTCCCAGCAGTTCCTGTTCCACGCGCTGATCCAGCGCGCCGGCAACCGCTACCGCGCCCCCATGTTCGTGGGCACCAACAACGTCGTACGGATGGCGGCCGTCCGGCAGGTGGGCGGGCTGTACGACTCCATCACCGAGGACATGGCCACCGGGTTCGAACTGCACCGGCGCAAGAACCCGAGGACCGGCCACCACTGGCAGTCCGTCTACACACCCGACGTGCTGGCCGTGGGCGAGGGCCCCGCCTCCTGGACGGACTTCTTCACCCAGCAGATGCGCTGGTCGCGCGGCACGTACGAGACGCTGTTCAAGCAGTACTGGAAGGCGCCCTTCACGATGCCGCCCGGCCGGCTGTTCTCGTACACGATGATGCTCGTCTACTACCCGATGACGGCCGTCAACTGGCTGCTGGGCATCCTCAGTTGCGTCCTGTTCCTGTGGTTCGGCGCGTCCGGCACCCAGGTCGCCGCCTCGATGTGGCTGATGCTCTACAGCGACGCCGCCGCCCTCCAGATCGGCCTCTACCTCTGGAACCGGCGGCACAACGTCTCCCCGCACGAACCGGAAGGTTCGGGCGGCCTCGCCGGCATGGCGATGTCGGCCCTCTCCGCGCCGATCTACCTCAAGTCGCTCGGCGCGGCCGTGGTCCGCCGCCCCAGCCGGTTCGTGGTCACCCCGAAGGGCGGCGGCGCCAGCCCGGACCGGGTGCTGACCTTCCGGATCCACCTGTTCTGGGCGGCCGTCCTGACGGCCTCGCTGGTGGCGTCGTTCGTCCTCGGGCACACGCACGCGGCCATGCGCACCTGGTCCGTCCTCGCCCTGGCCATCTCCCTCGCCCCGGTCGGCGTGTGGCTCGGCACCCGGTTCCAGGAACGCCGGGCCCGGCAGCGCGTCGCCCCCGCCGTCGCCCGGGTCACGGAAGGAGAGCAGGCACCCGCGCCGGCCTTCAGCGCCGGCGGCACGCTTCCCAGTGGCTCGATCCCCAGCGGGACGGTCTCCAGCGGTACGACAGGAGGTAACTAG
- a CDS encoding MTH1187 family thiamine-binding protein — MIVAFSVTPLGVGEDVGEYVADAVRVVRESGLPNRTDAMFTSIEGEWDEVMAVVKRAVAVVEERAPRVSLVLKADIRPGVTDGLTSKVDTVERHLSV, encoded by the coding sequence ATGATCGTCGCCTTCTCCGTGACGCCGCTGGGTGTCGGCGAGGACGTGGGTGAGTACGTCGCCGACGCCGTGCGGGTCGTGCGGGAGTCGGGGCTGCCGAACCGTACCGACGCGATGTTTACCTCGATCGAGGGGGAGTGGGATGAGGTGATGGCCGTCGTGAAGCGTGCCGTCGCTGTGGTGGAGGAGCGGGCGCCGCGGGTCTCGCTCGTCCTCAAGGCGGACATCCGGCCCGGGGTCACGGACGGACTGACGTCCAAGGTCGACACGGTGGAGCGCCACCTGTCGGTGTAG
- a CDS encoding DUF3817 domain-containing protein: MDIKTASALRRLRLVSAPEAVSFLLLLVCSVLKRTTDFNAVPVMGMVHGVLFILYLIFWADAWNRAKWDLKTAALYFVLSVLPTGGFFAERKLKREAESALIASRARNEGIVSA, from the coding sequence GTGGACATCAAGACCGCCTCCGCCCTCCGTCGTCTCCGTCTGGTCTCGGCCCCCGAGGCCGTTTCCTTCCTTCTCCTGCTGGTCTGCTCGGTGCTGAAGCGGACGACGGACTTCAACGCGGTACCCGTGATGGGCATGGTCCACGGCGTCCTCTTCATCCTGTACCTGATCTTCTGGGCCGACGCCTGGAACCGCGCCAAGTGGGACCTGAAGACCGCGGCCCTCTACTTCGTCCTCTCCGTGCTGCCGACCGGCGGCTTCTTCGCCGAGCGCAAGCTCAAGCGTGAGGCGGAGAGCGCGCTCATCGCGTCCCGCGCCCGCAACGAGGGGATCGTCAGCGCATGA
- a CDS encoding AIM24 family protein, with the protein MFRLQGSKVLAVDMTGDAVKAKNGSMVAYDGQMAFKKLSGGGEGIRGMVTRRITGEQMTLMEVKGQGTCWFADRASEINLVDLRGDKLFVESSNLLATDSGLRTGTSFTGLRGASQGNGLFTTTIEGNGQAAIMSDGPAVVLRVSSQYPLTVDPGAYIAHQGNLRQSFQSGVTFRTFMGEGGGEAFQIRFEGDGVVYVQPSERNSIAGDV; encoded by the coding sequence ATGTTCCGACTGCAAGGCAGCAAGGTGCTGGCCGTCGACATGACCGGCGACGCCGTGAAGGCGAAGAACGGCTCGATGGTGGCGTACGACGGTCAGATGGCCTTCAAGAAGCTCAGCGGCGGTGGCGAGGGGATCCGCGGCATGGTGACGCGCCGGATCACCGGTGAGCAGATGACCCTCATGGAGGTGAAGGGGCAGGGGACCTGCTGGTTCGCCGACCGGGCCAGCGAGATCAATCTCGTGGACCTGCGCGGCGACAAGCTGTTCGTCGAGTCGAGCAATCTGCTCGCGACCGACTCCGGCCTGCGTACGGGCACGTCCTTCACAGGACTCAGGGGTGCCTCGCAGGGCAACGGGCTCTTCACGACGACCATCGAGGGGAACGGCCAGGCGGCGATCATGTCGGACGGACCGGCCGTGGTGCTGCGGGTCAGCTCGCAGTATCCGCTGACCGTCGACCCGGGGGCGTACATCGCCCATCAGGGCAATCTGCGGCAGTCCTTCCAGTCCGGTGTGACGTTCCGCACGTTCATGGGCGAGGGCGGCGGCGAGGCCTTCCAGATCCGCTTCGAGGGCGACGGCGTCGTGTACGTACAGCCCAGTGAGCGCAACTCGATCGCGGGAGATGTGTGA
- a CDS encoding AIM24 family protein, which produces MPFREINSKMIEATVMPGQRLFSQRGAMLAYKGEVSFTPNMQGGQGGLMSMIGRRVADEATPLMTVEGSGTVLFGHGGHHIQVISLTGETLYVEADRLLAFDGTLEQGTMFMGSQGGVMGMVRGQVTGQGLFTTTLKGHGSVAVMAHGGVIEVPISPQRPVHVDPQAYVAHHGDVRNKLSSALGLRDLVGRGSGEAFQLELTGSGAVYVQASEEKL; this is translated from the coding sequence ATGCCCTTCCGTGAGATCAACTCGAAGATGATCGAGGCCACGGTCATGCCGGGGCAGCGGCTGTTCAGCCAACGCGGCGCGATGCTCGCCTACAAGGGCGAGGTGTCCTTCACCCCCAACATGCAGGGCGGCCAGGGCGGCCTCATGTCGATGATCGGACGGCGGGTGGCCGACGAGGCGACTCCGCTGATGACCGTCGAGGGCTCCGGCACGGTCCTGTTCGGGCACGGCGGCCACCACATCCAGGTGATCAGCCTGACCGGCGAGACCCTGTACGTGGAGGCGGACCGGCTGCTCGCCTTCGACGGCACCCTGGAGCAGGGCACGATGTTCATGGGCTCGCAGGGCGGGGTCATGGGCATGGTGCGCGGCCAGGTGACGGGGCAGGGGCTGTTCACCACGACCCTCAAGGGACACGGCAGCGTCGCCGTCATGGCGCACGGCGGGGTCATCGAGGTGCCGATCAGCCCGCAGCGCCCGGTCCATGTCGACCCGCAGGCGTACGTCGCCCACCACGGGGACGTGCGCAACAAGCTGTCCAGCGCGCTCGGTCTGCGCGATCTGGTGGGCCGCGGCTCGGGCGAGGCGTTCCAGTTGGAGCTGACCGGGAGTGGTGCGGTGTACGTGCAGGCGTCGGAGGAGAAGCTGTGA
- a CDS encoding AIM24 family protein: protein MTTYPGAGPVIHDPSTLPVDDNVNAYTFCVELKGSEWFLQKGKMIAYYGSMEFNGIGHGRLDRLVRTSFHSPLHASDWVVASGSGKMLLADRAFDVNSFDLEEGNLTIRSGNLLAFQPSLALKQSIVPGFLTLIGTGKFVAASNGPVVFMEPPIRVDPQALVGWADCPSPCHHYDHGYMTGLMGGLRALTGVGGASGEEHQFEFVGAGTVLLQSSEALMAEQAAGAVPNQAGVPGGGGVPGHQGQQAGAPRLPGQLGDLQRRFGL from the coding sequence GTGACCACCTACCCGGGCGCGGGCCCCGTGATCCACGACCCGTCGACGCTGCCGGTCGACGACAACGTGAACGCGTACACCTTCTGCGTGGAGCTCAAGGGGAGCGAGTGGTTCCTGCAGAAGGGCAAGATGATCGCGTACTACGGCTCGATGGAGTTCAACGGCATCGGGCACGGTCGTCTCGACCGGCTGGTGCGGACGAGTTTTCATTCGCCGTTGCACGCGAGCGACTGGGTCGTGGCCTCCGGCTCGGGCAAGATGCTCCTCGCCGACCGGGCCTTCGACGTGAACTCCTTCGACCTGGAGGAGGGCAACCTGACCATTCGCTCGGGCAACCTCCTCGCTTTTCAGCCAAGTCTCGCGCTCAAGCAGTCGATCGTGCCGGGCTTCCTCACGCTGATCGGGACGGGCAAGTTCGTGGCCGCGTCGAACGGTCCCGTGGTGTTCATGGAACCGCCGATCCGGGTCGACCCGCAGGCGCTGGTCGGCTGGGCCGACTGCCCCTCGCCGTGCCACCACTACGACCACGGGTACATGACAGGCCTGATGGGCGGTCTACGTGCGCTGACGGGCGTCGGCGGGGCCTCCGGGGAGGAGCACCAGTTCGAGTTCGTGGGTGCCGGCACGGTCCTGCTCCAGTCCAGTGAGGCCCTGATGGCGGAGCAGGCCGCGGGTGCGGTGCCGAACCAGGCCGGAGTGCCGGGCGGTGGCGGGGTACCCGGCCACCAGGGACAGCAAGCCGGCGCACCGCGTCTTCCCGGACAGCTGGGAGACCTCCAGCGTCGCTTCGGGCTGTGA
- a CDS encoding MarR family winged helix-turn-helix transcriptional regulator → METETATRWLTDAEQCAWRTHLEVNRLLTYQLERDLQPFGLTMNDYEILVNLSESEGVRMRMSDLASATLQSKSRLSHQITRMENADLVRRENCESDRRGLYAVLTDHGMETMKKVAPHHVASVRRHFIDLLSPEALEELHKSLTPIAEHLRGQRGRS, encoded by the coding sequence ATGGAGACCGAGACGGCCACTCGCTGGCTGACCGATGCGGAGCAGTGCGCCTGGCGCACCCACCTGGAGGTCAACAGGCTGTTGACGTACCAGCTCGAGAGGGACCTCCAACCGTTCGGCCTGACGATGAACGACTACGAGATCCTGGTGAACCTCTCCGAGTCGGAGGGCGTACGAATGCGGATGAGCGACCTCGCGTCCGCCACCCTCCAGTCCAAGAGCCGCCTCTCCCACCAGATCACCCGCATGGAGAACGCGGACCTGGTCAGGCGCGAGAACTGCGAGTCCGACCGCCGTGGGCTGTACGCCGTGCTCACGGACCACGGCATGGAGACGATGAAGAAGGTCGCGCCTCATCATGTGGCGTCCGTGCGGCGGCACTTCATCGACCTCCTCTCGCCGGAGGCCCTGGAAGAGCTCCACAAGTCCCTGACCCCGATCGCGGAGCACCTGCGGGGGCAACGGGGACGTTCGTAG
- a CDS encoding HAMP domain-containing sensor histidine kinase — protein MRRRMRSVRARATLAATLVVAIALVAAGAAVLFALRASLIGQADTEADSVARNAASALSNGLAYNDLDLPDGDENPVEVLDRKGKAVVFGEDVEGMSVAARASDRLNSVANDDAGDKDEGLADEEDALKAGEIADETWYGEGTATVEGETDDYRFAGVDVVTKGGVPLTVYAGAPLSAEQSAVGTALTAMLIGLPLLLVTVSGVTYVVTRRALQPVEGIRAEMAAITASEDLSRRVPEPATHDEVARLARTTNETLAALEASVERQRAFVADASHELRSPIASLRTQLEVGAAHPELLDVEGAVEDTVRLQRLAADLLLLARLDAGERSADAPLDLAAFVREEASQRVGDGVEVSVDADAVEVSGSRGQLTRVLGNLLDNAQRHTRTSVTVTVRRSGEWAVVGVADDGAGVPAAERERIFERFVRLDEARTRDDGGAGLGLAIARGVAVRHGGSLTVRDAPTGGALFELRLPLR, from the coding sequence ATGAGGCGGCGAATGAGATCGGTACGGGCCCGCGCCACGCTCGCCGCGACCCTCGTCGTCGCCATAGCCCTGGTCGCCGCGGGCGCCGCCGTGCTGTTCGCGCTGCGGGCCAGCCTCATCGGCCAGGCGGACACCGAGGCCGACTCGGTGGCCCGCAACGCCGCCTCGGCGCTGTCGAACGGGCTCGCGTACAACGATCTCGACCTGCCGGACGGCGACGAGAACCCCGTCGAGGTCCTGGACCGGAAGGGGAAGGCCGTCGTCTTCGGCGAGGACGTCGAGGGCATGAGCGTGGCCGCCAGGGCCTCGGACCGGCTGAACTCCGTCGCCAATGACGACGCCGGCGACAAGGACGAGGGACTGGCCGACGAGGAGGACGCTCTCAAAGCCGGCGAAATCGCCGACGAGACCTGGTACGGCGAGGGCACCGCGACCGTCGAAGGGGAGACCGACGACTACCGGTTCGCCGGGGTCGACGTGGTCACGAAGGGGGGTGTCCCGCTCACCGTCTACGCGGGCGCTCCGCTCTCCGCCGAACAGAGCGCTGTCGGTACGGCGTTGACGGCCATGCTGATCGGCCTGCCCCTGCTGCTGGTGACGGTCAGCGGGGTGACGTACGTCGTCACCAGGCGGGCTCTGCAACCCGTGGAGGGGATCCGGGCCGAGATGGCCGCCATCACGGCCTCCGAGGACCTCTCGCGACGCGTCCCCGAGCCCGCCACCCACGACGAGGTCGCCCGCCTCGCCCGTACGACGAACGAGACGCTCGCCGCGCTGGAGGCCTCGGTGGAACGGCAGCGCGCGTTCGTCGCCGACGCCTCGCACGAGCTGCGCAGCCCCATCGCCTCACTGCGCACCCAGCTCGAAGTGGGCGCCGCGCACCCGGAGCTGCTCGATGTCGAGGGCGCCGTCGAGGACACCGTACGACTGCAGCGGCTCGCCGCCGACCTGTTGCTGCTCGCCCGGCTGGACGCGGGGGAGCGGTCGGCGGACGCGCCCCTGGACCTGGCGGCGTTCGTCCGCGAGGAGGCGAGCCAGCGGGTCGGGGACGGGGTCGAGGTGTCCGTGGACGCGGACGCCGTGGAAGTGAGCGGATCCCGCGGTCAGCTGACGCGCGTGCTCGGCAATCTGCTGGACAACGCCCAGCGGCACACGCGGACCTCGGTCACCGTGACCGTGCGGCGCTCGGGGGAGTGGGCGGTCGTAGGGGTCGCCGACGACGGCGCGGGCGTGCCCGCCGCCGAGCGCGAGCGGATCTTCGAGCGGTTCGTACGGCTCGACGAGGCACGTACCCGCGACGACGGCGGAGCCGGTCTCGGCCTCGCCATCGCCCGCGGTGTCGCCGTCCGGCACGGCGGATCACTCACCGTCCGGGACGCACCGACAGGCGGAGCCCTGTTCGAACTCCGCCTGCCACTGCGCTGA
- a CDS encoding response regulator transcription factor: MRLLIVEDEKRLALSLAKGLTAEGYAVDVVHDGLEGLHMAGEGSYDLVILDIMLPGMNGYRVCGALRAAGHDVPILMLTAKDGEYDEAEGLDTGADDYLTKPFSYVVLVARVKALLRRRGPSGGASPVYEIGNLKVDTAARRVFLADDEITLTTKEFSVLEQLVVRAGEVVSKADILEHVWDFAYEGDPNIVEVYISTLRRKLGPELIKTVRGAGYRLEVRA; encoded by the coding sequence ATGCGCCTGTTGATCGTGGAGGACGAAAAGCGGCTCGCCCTGTCGCTTGCCAAGGGCCTGACGGCCGAGGGATACGCCGTGGACGTGGTCCACGACGGCCTGGAGGGGCTGCACATGGCCGGCGAGGGCTCGTACGACCTCGTCATCCTCGACATCATGCTGCCCGGGATGAACGGCTACCGCGTGTGCGGCGCCCTGCGCGCCGCGGGACACGACGTGCCGATCCTGATGCTCACCGCCAAGGACGGCGAGTACGACGAGGCCGAGGGCCTCGACACGGGCGCCGACGACTATCTGACCAAGCCCTTCTCGTACGTCGTCCTCGTCGCCCGGGTGAAGGCGCTGCTGCGGCGGCGCGGCCCGTCGGGCGGAGCCTCGCCCGTGTACGAGATCGGGAACCTGAAGGTCGACACCGCCGCCCGGCGCGTGTTCCTCGCGGACGACGAGATCACCCTGACCACCAAGGAGTTCTCCGTCCTCGAGCAGCTCGTCGTGCGGGCCGGGGAGGTCGTGTCGAAGGCCGACATCCTGGAGCACGTCTGGGACTTCGCGTACGAGGGAGACCCGAACATCGTCGAGGTCTACATCAGCACCCTGCGCCGCAAGCTCGGCCCGGAGCTCATCAAGACCGTCCGCGGGGCCGGATACAGACTGGAGGTACGGGCATGA
- a CDS encoding PepSY domain-containing protein, whose product MKRNVVIATIAAAALIGGGTATALAVSGDEEAPAKKSNVQVSNDDTGRDDDTDVNDTDDNDADDKAEDKADAAEDRAAKDNGEDAEDKAENAADAKVAQVDAADAIKAALKNTKGTAVSADLDDEGTKHVWDVDILTNGGAWHSVQVDPATGKVVGSHVDRDEDGDDAAETAQIRAALKGSSVTAAEAAEAGAAKGTVTSVDLDEESTDKAWEVDTTAANGTGSDWRVNPDSGKITADRSND is encoded by the coding sequence ATGAAGCGCAACGTCGTCATCGCCACCATCGCGGCCGCAGCCCTGATCGGCGGCGGCACCGCGACCGCCCTCGCGGTCTCGGGTGACGAGGAGGCGCCGGCAAAGAAGTCGAACGTGCAGGTGTCGAACGACGACACCGGCCGTGACGACGACACCGATGTGAACGACACGGACGACAACGACGCGGACGACAAGGCTGAGGACAAGGCCGACGCGGCCGAGGACAGGGCCGCGAAGGACAACGGCGAGGACGCCGAGGACAAGGCCGAGAACGCCGCCGACGCCAAGGTCGCGCAGGTCGATGCCGCCGACGCGATCAAGGCGGCGCTGAAGAACACGAAGGGCACGGCCGTCTCGGCCGACCTGGACGACGAGGGCACGAAGCACGTGTGGGACGTGGACATCCTCACCAACGGCGGCGCCTGGCACAGCGTCCAGGTCGACCCCGCCACCGGCAAGGTCGTCGGCTCCCACGTCGACCGGGACGAAGACGGTGACGACGCCGCCGAGACCGCTCAGATCCGTGCCGCTCTGAAGGGCAGCTCCGTCACCGCCGCCGAGGCCGCGGAGGCCGGCGCCGCCAAGGGCACGGTGACCTCCGTCGACCTCGACGAGGAGAGCACGGACAAGGCCTGGGAGGTCGACACCACCGCCGCCAACGGCACCGGCAGCGACTGGAGGGTCAACCCCGACTCCGGCAAGATCACGGCGGACCGCTCGAACGACTGA